A genome region from Numida meleagris isolate 19003 breed g44 Domestic line chromosome 14, NumMel1.0, whole genome shotgun sequence includes the following:
- the CLTCL1 gene encoding clathrin heavy chain 2 isoform X1, translating into MAQILPIRFQEHFQLQNLGINPANIGFSTLTMESDKFICIREKVGEQAQVVIIDMSDPTTPIRRPISAESAIMNPASKVIALKAGKTLQIFNIEMKSKMKAHTMAEEVIFWKWISVNTVALVTETAVYHWSMEGESQPQKMFDRHASLAGCQIINYRTDEHQKWLLLIGISAQQNRVVGAMQLYSVDRKVSQPIEGHAAAFAEFKIEGNAKPSTLFCFAVRSPAGGKLHIIEVGQPATGNQPFVKKAVDVFFPPEAQTDFPVAMQIGIKHGVIYLITKYGYIHMYDLESGVCIYMNRISADTIFVTASHEPTSGIIGVNKKGQVLSVCVEEDNIVNYATNVLQNPDLGLRMAIRSNLAGAEELFARKFNTLFAQGSYADAAKVAASAPKGTLRTSDTIRKFQSVPAQPGQASPLLQYFGILLDQGQLNKFESLELCRPVLQQGRKQLLEKWLKEDKLECSEELGDLVKTADPTLALSVYLRANVPNKVIQCFAETGQFQKIVLYAKKVGYNPDWIFLLRSVMRVSPEQGLQFSQMLVQDEEPLANINQIVDVFMENSLIQQCTSFLLDALKNNRPAEGHLQTRLLEMNLIHAPQVADAILGNQMFTHYDRAHIAQLCEKAGLLQRALEHYTDLYDIKRAVVHTHLLNPEWLVNFFGSLSVEDSVECLRAMLSANIRQNLQLCVQVASKYHEQLGTQSLVELFESFKSYEGLFYFLGSIVNFSQDPDVHFKYIQAACKTGQIKEVERICRESNCYNPERVKNFLKEAKLTDQLPLIIVCDRFDFVHDLVLYLYRNSLQKYIEIYVQKVNPSRIPAVVGGLLDVDCSEDVIKNLIMVVRGQFSTDELVAEVEKRNRLKLLLPWLESRIHEGCEEPATHNALAKIYIDSNNNPERFLRENPYYDSRVVGKYCEKRDPHLACVAYERGQCDLELIKVCNENSLFKSEARYLVRRKDPELWANVLEENNPFRRQLIDQVVQTALSETQDPEEVSVTVKAFMTADLPNELIELLEKIVLDNSVFSEHRNLQNLLILTAIKADRTRVMEYINRLDNYDAPDIANIAISNELYEEAFAIFRKFDVNTSAVQVLIEHIGNLDRAYEFAERCNEPAVWSQLARAQLQKDLVKEAIDSYIKADDPSAYMEVVQAANRNDNWEDLVKFLQMARKKARESYVETEFIFAFAKTNRLSELEEFISGPNNAHIQQVGDRCYEEGMYEAAKLLYNNVSNFARLASTLVHLGEYQAAVDSGRKANSTRTWKEVCFACVNGREFRLAQICGLHIVIHADELEELISYYQDRGYFEELIALLEAALGLERAHMGMFTELAILYSKFKPQKMREHLELFWSRVNIPKVLRAAEQAHLWAELVFLYDKYEEYDNAIITMMNHPTDAWKEGQFKDIIAKVANVELYYKALQFYLDYKPLLINDLLLVLSPRLDHTRTVNFFSKVNQLLLVKPYLRSVQNHNNKGVNEALNLLLTEEEDYQGLRASIDAYDNFDNITLAQRLEKHELIEFRRIAAYLYKGNNRWKQSVELCKKDHLYKDAMQYAAESKDVELAEKLLQWFLEEGKQECFAACLFTCYDLLHPDVVLELAWRHKIMDFAMPYFIQVMREYLTKVDNLDASESLRKEEEQVTEPTPIVFGQQLMLTAGPSAVPPQTNFPYGYTAPGFTQPPVYGFNM; encoded by the exons CTGGGAAAACACTTCAGATCTTTAACATTGagatgaaaagtaaaatgaaagccCACACCATGGCAGAGGAGGTGATCTTCTGGAAATGGATATCTGTCAATACAGTTGCCTTGGTGACAGAGACAGCAGTCTACCACTGGAGCATGGAGGGAGAATCTCAGCCCCAAAAGATGTTTGACAGGCATGCTAGTCTTGCGGGCTGCCAAATCATCAATTATAGAACTGATGAACATCAAAAATGGCTGTTGTTGATAGGAATTTCAGCACAG CAAAATCGTGTAGTTGGTGCAATGCAGCTGTACTCTGTTGATAGAAAAGTCTCCCAACCTATAGAGGGCCATGCAGCAGCTTTTGCAGAATTCAAAATAGAGGGAAATGCCAAACCTTCCAccctcttttgttttgctgtgaggAGTCCTGCAGGGGGCAAG cttCATATAATTGAAGTGGGTCAACCAGCTACTGGAAATCAGCCATTTGTTAAGAAAGCTGTTGATGTGTTTTTTCCACCTGAGGCACAGACAGACTTTCCTGTGGCAATGCAG ATTGGAATTAAGCACGGTGTTATCTACCTGATCACAAAGTATGGATATATTCACATGTATGACTTGGAGTCTGGAGTTTGCATCTACATGAACCGTATTAGTGCTGACACTATTTTTGTCACAGCTTCTCATGAACCTACCTCAGGCATTATTGGTGTCAACAAAAAAGGACAG GTGCTTTCTGTATGTGTTGAGGAAGACAACATTGTGAACTATGCTACAAATGTTCTCCAGAATCCTGACTTGGGTCTGCGTATGGCTATACGTAGCAATCTAGCTGGTGCAGAGGAATTATTTGCCAGAAAGTTTAACACTCTGTTTGCTCAAGGAAGCTATGCAGATGCTGCTAAAGTAGCTGCATCTGCACCAAAG GGAACTCTACGTACCAGTGATACAATCAGGAAGTTCCAGAGTGTACCAGCTCAGCCAGGACAGGCCTCTCCCTTGCTCCAGTACTTTGGAATATTGCTTGACCAGGGACAGTTGAACAAGTTTGAGTCTCTAGAGCTCTGTCGCCCTGTTTTGCAGCAAGGCCGCAAGCAGCTTCTGGAGAAATGGCTGAAGGAAGACAAG CTGGAGTGTTCAGAGGAGCTGGGAGACTTGGTGAAGACAGCTGACCCAACCCTTGCGCTCAGTGTCTATCTTCGTGCTAATGTGCCAAACAAAGTGattcagtgctttgctgaaacTGGTCAATTCCAGAAAATAGTGCTGTATGCTAAAAAG GTTGGCTATAACCCAGACTGGATCTTCTTGCTGAGAAGTGTGATGAGAGTCAGTCCTGAGCAGGGCCTGCAGTTCTCTCAGATGCTGGTACAGGATGAGGAACCACTGGCTAACATTAACCAG ATTGTGGATGTGTTCATGGAGAACAGTCTTATTCAGCAATGCACATCCTTTCTGTTggatgctttgaaaaataaccGCCCAGCAGAAGGCCACCTACAGACGCGTCTGCTGGAAATGAATTTGATTCATGCCCCACAG GTTGCAGATGCCATCCTTGGAAACCAAATGTTTACGCACTATGATCGTGCTCATATCGCCCAGTTATGTGAAAAGGCAGGCTTGCTCCAGCGAGCTTTGGAACACTACACTGATCTTTATGATATTAAACGTGCTGTTGTTCATACTCATCTCTTGAATCCTGAG tggCTTGTGAATTTCTTTGGCTCTCTCTCTGTTGAAGACTCTGTAGAATGCTTGCGTGCTATGCTGTCAGCCAACATTAGGCAAAACCTACAACTCTGTGTGCAGGTTGCTTCTAAGTACCATGAGCAGCTTGGCACCCAGTCTCTTGTGGAGCTTTTTGAATCTTTCAAAAGCTATGAAG GACTATTCTATTTCTTGGGTTCCATTGTAAACTTCAGCCAGGATCCAGATGTTCACTTCAAGTATATCCAGGCAGCTTGCAAGACTGGTCAGATAAAGGAAGTAGAAAGGATCTGCCGTGAAAGCAACTGCTATAACCCAGAACGAGTGAAGAACTTTCTGAAG GAAGCAAAGCTGACAGACCAGCTTCCTCTCATCATTGTCTGTGATCGATTCGACTTTGTTCATGACTTGGTACTCTATTTATATCGCAATAGCCTGCAGAAGTATATAGAGATCTACGTACAGAAG GTGAACCCCAGCCGTATACCAGCAGTAGTTGGAGGGCTTCTTGATGTGGATTGTTCTGAAGATGTCATTAAGAACTTGATCATGGTGGTTAGAGGCCAGTTCTCAACAGATGAGCTGGTggctgaagtggaaaaaagaaatag GCTTAAGCTGCTGTTGCCGTGGCTTGAATCAAGGATTCATGAAGGCTGTGAAGAACCTGCAACACATAATGCCTTGGCCAAAATCTACATTGACAGTAATAATAATCCAGAGCGGTTCCTTCGTGAGAATCCGTACTATGACAGTCGTGTAGTTGGCAAATACTGTGAAAAGAGAGACCCTCATCTGGCCTGCGTTGCGTATGAGAGGGGCCAGTGTGATCTGGAACTCATAAAG GTATGCAATGAGAACTCACTATTTAAGAGTGAGGCTCGCTATCTAGTACGCAGAAAAGACCCTGAACTCTGGGCAAATGTTCTAGAAGAAAATAACCCGTTCAGGCGACAGCTTATTGACCAG GTTGTCCAAACAGCTTTATCAGAGACACAGGATCCAGAGGAGGTTTCTGTCACTGTGAAAGCTTTCATGACTGCAGACCTGCCGAATGAATTAATTGAGTTACTGGAAAAAATTGTCTTGGATAATTCTGTATTCAGTGAACACAG GAATCTCCAGAATCTGCTGATCCTGACTGCCATTAAGGCTGACCGCACTCGTGTAATGGAATACATTAATCGACTGGATAACTATGATGCCCCAGATATTGCAAACATTGCCATCAGTAATGAACTGTATGAAGAAGCCTTTGCTATATTCAGAAAATTTGATGTTAATACTTCAGCAGTTCAG GTGCTGATTGAGCATATTGGCAATTTAGACCGTGCTTATGAATTTGCAGAGAGATGtaatgagccagcagtatggAGCCAGCTagccagagcacagctgcagaaagactTAGTAAAAGAAGCCATTGACTCCTATATAAAGGCAGACGATCCATCTGCCTACATGGAAGTTGTACAAGCAGCTAATAGAAATG aTAACTGGGAGGACCTAGTCAAGTTCTTGCAGATGGCCAGGAAGAAGGCTAGAGAGTCTTATGTAGagacagaatttatttttgcctttgcaaAAACTAATCGTCTCTCAGAACTGGAGGAATTTATTAGCGGCCCTAATAATGCCCATATACAGCAG GTTGGTGATCGTTGTTATGAAGAGGGTATGTATGAAGCAGCAAAACTACTCTATAACAATGTATCAAACTTTGCTCGCTTGGCCTCTACCTTGGTGCACCTTGGAGAGTATCAGGCAGCGGTGGACAGTGGCCGCAAAGCCAACAGCACAAGGACTTGGAAGGAG GTATGTTTTGCCTGTGTGAATGGAAGAGAATTCCGCTTGGCACAGATATGTGGCTTGCACATAGTCATCCATGCTGATGAACTTGAAGAGCTGATTAGTTACTATCAG gATCGTGGCTACTTTGAAGAACTGATTGCCCTTCTGGAAGCTGCTTTGGGCCTAGAGCGTGCTCACATGGGAATGTTTACTGAACTTGCCATCTTATACTCCAAATTCAAGCCTCAGAAAATGAGGGAACATCTGGAGCTCTTCTGGTCCAGAGTTAATATTCCAAAG gtgctcagagctgcagaacagGCTCATCTCTGGGCAGAACTTGTATTCCTCTATGACAAATATGAGGAGTATGACAATGCAATAATTACTATGATGAATCATCCTACCGATGCCTGGAAAGAAGGACAGTTTAAAGACATAATTGCTAAG GTGGCGAATGTGGAGCTATATTACAAAGCCTTGCAGTTCTACTTAGACTACAAACCTCTGCTGATCAATGATCTTCTGCTTGTATTATCTCCACGACTGGATCACACCAGGACAGTCAATTTTTTCTCAAAG GTTAATCAGCTGCTTCTAGTAAAGCCTTATTTGCGTTCAGTGCAGAACCACAATAATAAAGGAGTTAATGAAGCTCTAAACCTCCTTTTAACAGAGGAGGAGGACTACCAG GGTTTGAGAGCTTCCATTGATGCCTATGACAACTTTGATAACATAACATTGGCTCAGCGTCTGGAAAAGCATGAGTTAATTGAATTTAGGCGAATTGCAGCATACCTGTATAAGGGTAACAACCGCTGGAAGCAGAGTGTGGAGCTATGCAAGAAAGACCATCTGTATAAG gatgCTATGCAGTATGCTGCAGAGTCCAAAGATGTAGAACTAGCAGAAAAGCTGCTTCAGTGGTTCCTGGAAGAAGGCAAGCAAGAGTGTTTTGCAGCCTGCCTTTTCACATGTTACGACTTGTTGCACCCAGATGTAGTCCTTGAGTTGGCATGGAGGCATAAAATCATGGACTTCGCAATGCCTTATTTCATCCAAGTGATGAGAGAGTACCTCACCAAA GTGGATAATCTTGATGCTTCTGAAAGCctcagaaaagaagaggaacaaGTAACTGAACCTACTCCAATAGTATTTG
- the CLTCL1 gene encoding clathrin heavy chain 2 isoform X4 has translation MAQILPIRFQEHFQLQNLGINPANIGFSTLTMESDKFICIREKVGEQAQVVIIDMSDPTTPIRRPISAESAIMNPASKVIALKAGKTLQIFNIEMKSKMKAHTMAEEVIFWKWISVNTVALVTETAVYHWSMEGESQPQKMFDRHASLAGCQIINYRTDEHQKWLLLIGISAQQNRVVGAMQLYSVDRKVSQPIEGHAAAFAEFKIEGNAKPSTLFCFAVRSPAGGKLHIIEVGQPATGNQPFVKKAVDVFFPPEAQTDFPVAMQIGIKHGVIYLITKYGYIHMYDLESGVCIYMNRISADTIFVTASHEPTSGIIGVNKKGQVLSVCVEEDNIVNYATNVLQNPDLGLRMAIRSNLAGAEELFARKFNTLFAQGSYADAAKVAASAPKGTLRTSDTIRKFQSVPAQPGQASPLLQYFGILLDQGQLNKFESLELCRPVLQQGRKQLLEKWLKEDKLECSEELGDLVKTADPTLALSVYLRANVPNKVIQCFAETGQFQKIVLYAKKVGYNPDWIFLLRSVMRVSPEQGLQFSQMLVQDEEPLANINQIVDVFMENSLIQQCTSFLLDALKNNRPAEGHLQTRLLEMNLIHAPQVADAILGNQMFTHYDRAHIAQLCEKAGLLQRALEHYTDLYDIKRAVVHTHLLNPEWLVNFFGSLSVEDSVECLRAMLSANIRQNLQLCVQVASKYHEQLGTQSLVELFESFKSYEGLFYFLGSIVNFSQDPDVHFKYIQAACKTGQIKEVERICRESNCYNPERVKNFLKEAKLTDQLPLIIVCDRFDFVHDLVLYLYRNSLQKYIEIYVQKVNPSRIPAVVGGLLDVDCSEDVIKNLIMVVRGQFSTDELVAEVEKRNRLKLLLPWLESRIHEGCEEPATHNALAKIYIDSNNNPERFLRENPYYDSRVVGKYCEKRDPHLACVAYERGQCDLELIKVCNENSLFKSEARYLVRRKDPELWANVLEENNPFRRQLIDQVVQTALSETQDPEEVSVTVKAFMTADLPNELIELLEKIVLDNSVFSEHRNLQNLLILTAIKADRTRVMEYINRLDNYDAPDIANIAISNELYEEAFAIFRKFDVNTSAVQVLIEHIGNLDRAYEFAERCNEPAVWSQLARAQLQKDLVKEAIDSYIKADDPSAYMEVVQAANRNDNWEDLVKFLQMARKKARESYVETEFIFAFAKTNRLSELEEFISGPNNAHIQQVGDRCYEEGMYEAAKLLYNNVSNFARLASTLVHLGEYQAAVDSGRKANSTRTWKEVCFACVNGREFRLAQICGLHIVIHADELEELISYYQDRGYFEELIALLEAALGLERAHMGMFTELAILYSKFKPQKMREHLELFWSRVNIPKVLRAAEQAHLWAELVFLYDKYEEYDNAIITMMNHPTDAWKEGQFKDIIAKVANVELYYKALQFYLDYKPLLINDLLLVLSPRLDHTRTVNFFSKVNQLLLVKPYLRSVQNHNNKGVNEALNLLLTEEEDYQGLRASIDAYDNFDNITLAQRLEKHELIEFRRIAAYLYKGNNRWKQSVELCKKDHLYKDAMQYAAESKDVELAEKLLQWFLEEGKQECFAACLFTCYDLLHPDVVLELAWRHKIMDFAMPYFIQVMREYLTKVDGLFYKVTL, from the exons CTGGGAAAACACTTCAGATCTTTAACATTGagatgaaaagtaaaatgaaagccCACACCATGGCAGAGGAGGTGATCTTCTGGAAATGGATATCTGTCAATACAGTTGCCTTGGTGACAGAGACAGCAGTCTACCACTGGAGCATGGAGGGAGAATCTCAGCCCCAAAAGATGTTTGACAGGCATGCTAGTCTTGCGGGCTGCCAAATCATCAATTATAGAACTGATGAACATCAAAAATGGCTGTTGTTGATAGGAATTTCAGCACAG CAAAATCGTGTAGTTGGTGCAATGCAGCTGTACTCTGTTGATAGAAAAGTCTCCCAACCTATAGAGGGCCATGCAGCAGCTTTTGCAGAATTCAAAATAGAGGGAAATGCCAAACCTTCCAccctcttttgttttgctgtgaggAGTCCTGCAGGGGGCAAG cttCATATAATTGAAGTGGGTCAACCAGCTACTGGAAATCAGCCATTTGTTAAGAAAGCTGTTGATGTGTTTTTTCCACCTGAGGCACAGACAGACTTTCCTGTGGCAATGCAG ATTGGAATTAAGCACGGTGTTATCTACCTGATCACAAAGTATGGATATATTCACATGTATGACTTGGAGTCTGGAGTTTGCATCTACATGAACCGTATTAGTGCTGACACTATTTTTGTCACAGCTTCTCATGAACCTACCTCAGGCATTATTGGTGTCAACAAAAAAGGACAG GTGCTTTCTGTATGTGTTGAGGAAGACAACATTGTGAACTATGCTACAAATGTTCTCCAGAATCCTGACTTGGGTCTGCGTATGGCTATACGTAGCAATCTAGCTGGTGCAGAGGAATTATTTGCCAGAAAGTTTAACACTCTGTTTGCTCAAGGAAGCTATGCAGATGCTGCTAAAGTAGCTGCATCTGCACCAAAG GGAACTCTACGTACCAGTGATACAATCAGGAAGTTCCAGAGTGTACCAGCTCAGCCAGGACAGGCCTCTCCCTTGCTCCAGTACTTTGGAATATTGCTTGACCAGGGACAGTTGAACAAGTTTGAGTCTCTAGAGCTCTGTCGCCCTGTTTTGCAGCAAGGCCGCAAGCAGCTTCTGGAGAAATGGCTGAAGGAAGACAAG CTGGAGTGTTCAGAGGAGCTGGGAGACTTGGTGAAGACAGCTGACCCAACCCTTGCGCTCAGTGTCTATCTTCGTGCTAATGTGCCAAACAAAGTGattcagtgctttgctgaaacTGGTCAATTCCAGAAAATAGTGCTGTATGCTAAAAAG GTTGGCTATAACCCAGACTGGATCTTCTTGCTGAGAAGTGTGATGAGAGTCAGTCCTGAGCAGGGCCTGCAGTTCTCTCAGATGCTGGTACAGGATGAGGAACCACTGGCTAACATTAACCAG ATTGTGGATGTGTTCATGGAGAACAGTCTTATTCAGCAATGCACATCCTTTCTGTTggatgctttgaaaaataaccGCCCAGCAGAAGGCCACCTACAGACGCGTCTGCTGGAAATGAATTTGATTCATGCCCCACAG GTTGCAGATGCCATCCTTGGAAACCAAATGTTTACGCACTATGATCGTGCTCATATCGCCCAGTTATGTGAAAAGGCAGGCTTGCTCCAGCGAGCTTTGGAACACTACACTGATCTTTATGATATTAAACGTGCTGTTGTTCATACTCATCTCTTGAATCCTGAG tggCTTGTGAATTTCTTTGGCTCTCTCTCTGTTGAAGACTCTGTAGAATGCTTGCGTGCTATGCTGTCAGCCAACATTAGGCAAAACCTACAACTCTGTGTGCAGGTTGCTTCTAAGTACCATGAGCAGCTTGGCACCCAGTCTCTTGTGGAGCTTTTTGAATCTTTCAAAAGCTATGAAG GACTATTCTATTTCTTGGGTTCCATTGTAAACTTCAGCCAGGATCCAGATGTTCACTTCAAGTATATCCAGGCAGCTTGCAAGACTGGTCAGATAAAGGAAGTAGAAAGGATCTGCCGTGAAAGCAACTGCTATAACCCAGAACGAGTGAAGAACTTTCTGAAG GAAGCAAAGCTGACAGACCAGCTTCCTCTCATCATTGTCTGTGATCGATTCGACTTTGTTCATGACTTGGTACTCTATTTATATCGCAATAGCCTGCAGAAGTATATAGAGATCTACGTACAGAAG GTGAACCCCAGCCGTATACCAGCAGTAGTTGGAGGGCTTCTTGATGTGGATTGTTCTGAAGATGTCATTAAGAACTTGATCATGGTGGTTAGAGGCCAGTTCTCAACAGATGAGCTGGTggctgaagtggaaaaaagaaatag GCTTAAGCTGCTGTTGCCGTGGCTTGAATCAAGGATTCATGAAGGCTGTGAAGAACCTGCAACACATAATGCCTTGGCCAAAATCTACATTGACAGTAATAATAATCCAGAGCGGTTCCTTCGTGAGAATCCGTACTATGACAGTCGTGTAGTTGGCAAATACTGTGAAAAGAGAGACCCTCATCTGGCCTGCGTTGCGTATGAGAGGGGCCAGTGTGATCTGGAACTCATAAAG GTATGCAATGAGAACTCACTATTTAAGAGTGAGGCTCGCTATCTAGTACGCAGAAAAGACCCTGAACTCTGGGCAAATGTTCTAGAAGAAAATAACCCGTTCAGGCGACAGCTTATTGACCAG GTTGTCCAAACAGCTTTATCAGAGACACAGGATCCAGAGGAGGTTTCTGTCACTGTGAAAGCTTTCATGACTGCAGACCTGCCGAATGAATTAATTGAGTTACTGGAAAAAATTGTCTTGGATAATTCTGTATTCAGTGAACACAG GAATCTCCAGAATCTGCTGATCCTGACTGCCATTAAGGCTGACCGCACTCGTGTAATGGAATACATTAATCGACTGGATAACTATGATGCCCCAGATATTGCAAACATTGCCATCAGTAATGAACTGTATGAAGAAGCCTTTGCTATATTCAGAAAATTTGATGTTAATACTTCAGCAGTTCAG GTGCTGATTGAGCATATTGGCAATTTAGACCGTGCTTATGAATTTGCAGAGAGATGtaatgagccagcagtatggAGCCAGCTagccagagcacagctgcagaaagactTAGTAAAAGAAGCCATTGACTCCTATATAAAGGCAGACGATCCATCTGCCTACATGGAAGTTGTACAAGCAGCTAATAGAAATG aTAACTGGGAGGACCTAGTCAAGTTCTTGCAGATGGCCAGGAAGAAGGCTAGAGAGTCTTATGTAGagacagaatttatttttgcctttgcaaAAACTAATCGTCTCTCAGAACTGGAGGAATTTATTAGCGGCCCTAATAATGCCCATATACAGCAG GTTGGTGATCGTTGTTATGAAGAGGGTATGTATGAAGCAGCAAAACTACTCTATAACAATGTATCAAACTTTGCTCGCTTGGCCTCTACCTTGGTGCACCTTGGAGAGTATCAGGCAGCGGTGGACAGTGGCCGCAAAGCCAACAGCACAAGGACTTGGAAGGAG GTATGTTTTGCCTGTGTGAATGGAAGAGAATTCCGCTTGGCACAGATATGTGGCTTGCACATAGTCATCCATGCTGATGAACTTGAAGAGCTGATTAGTTACTATCAG gATCGTGGCTACTTTGAAGAACTGATTGCCCTTCTGGAAGCTGCTTTGGGCCTAGAGCGTGCTCACATGGGAATGTTTACTGAACTTGCCATCTTATACTCCAAATTCAAGCCTCAGAAAATGAGGGAACATCTGGAGCTCTTCTGGTCCAGAGTTAATATTCCAAAG gtgctcagagctgcagaacagGCTCATCTCTGGGCAGAACTTGTATTCCTCTATGACAAATATGAGGAGTATGACAATGCAATAATTACTATGATGAATCATCCTACCGATGCCTGGAAAGAAGGACAGTTTAAAGACATAATTGCTAAG GTGGCGAATGTGGAGCTATATTACAAAGCCTTGCAGTTCTACTTAGACTACAAACCTCTGCTGATCAATGATCTTCTGCTTGTATTATCTCCACGACTGGATCACACCAGGACAGTCAATTTTTTCTCAAAG GTTAATCAGCTGCTTCTAGTAAAGCCTTATTTGCGTTCAGTGCAGAACCACAATAATAAAGGAGTTAATGAAGCTCTAAACCTCCTTTTAACAGAGGAGGAGGACTACCAG GGTTTGAGAGCTTCCATTGATGCCTATGACAACTTTGATAACATAACATTGGCTCAGCGTCTGGAAAAGCATGAGTTAATTGAATTTAGGCGAATTGCAGCATACCTGTATAAGGGTAACAACCGCTGGAAGCAGAGTGTGGAGCTATGCAAGAAAGACCATCTGTATAAG gatgCTATGCAGTATGCTGCAGAGTCCAAAGATGTAGAACTAGCAGAAAAGCTGCTTCAGTGGTTCCTGGAAGAAGGCAAGCAAGAGTGTTTTGCAGCCTGCCTTTTCACATGTTACGACTTGTTGCACCCAGATGTAGTCCTTGAGTTGGCATGGAGGCATAAAATCATGGACTTCGCAATGCCTTATTTCATCCAAGTGATGAGAGAGTACCTCACCAAA GTTGATGGGCTGTTCTATAAGGTGACACTCTGA